A portion of the Deinococcus peraridilitoris DSM 19664 genome contains these proteins:
- a CDS encoding S8 family serine peptidase has product MKNWSYSAVLSLSLLLAACGNTNQNASQERVSAAGAAGSASASHDFTEVMRGPEVSRDYAIITFKSPPAAQYEGGQGNLERTKPERGRKLDPNSGAVRAYENFLRNEHAAFRAYLSRVAPGASVVRDYTLTLNGVAVRTNGASLSTLRSGPNVQDAAYVTLYRPMMNRSLSQIGVMSTEGVRTVREDGRGVKVGVIDSGIDDRHEFFNCKGDIQHKVYASGVAGGGTAIVDDHGTHVAGTVAGCETVIGSGPLQGKKLSGVAPAAQLFDYNVFPGFGGGYVAFGGSAFSHDIARAVEDAVRDGMDVVNMSLGGSVQGPRDFLAEAVNAAVDAGVVFTVSAGNSGPNGYTIGSPGSAANALTVGAVTNSHYVGVNVNLGSGTTLGGAVGDFDPFAEKTVSNVGLAVASPILACTAIEGNVAGKIAIVGRGSCAFSTKIRNAQAAGAVGVLVVNNQPGDPSAMGTDGTANQPTIPALMVAQSDGDTLKTAASSGVAASIDGRDPVEVVTQNDGMLAGFSSRGPTPSTGIIKPDVVAPGVNIYSSILGNKYAMFQGTSMAAPHVAGAAALVRQANPDWSALEVKAALATTAVRSAKLKASITSTLEVAARGSGLINVPNALNVPALVTPSNVSFGYHNLGGYSKTQSVALTVRAASGGSVSCSVTATGGVKVSSSTVNASPTATLTVTLDSAAARSGNEEGAVLLNCAGTELYVPWASYLNPPGGR; this is encoded by the coding sequence ATGAAGAACTGGTCCTACTCGGCCGTCCTCAGCCTTTCCCTGCTGCTTGCCGCTTGCGGCAACACCAACCAGAACGCTTCACAGGAGCGGGTATCCGCTGCGGGCGCGGCGGGTTCGGCGTCTGCCTCGCATGACTTCACCGAGGTGATGCGTGGCCCGGAAGTCAGCCGTGATTACGCCATCATCACCTTCAAGAGCCCTCCGGCTGCCCAGTACGAAGGTGGCCAGGGCAATCTGGAACGCACCAAACCCGAGCGCGGCCGCAAGCTCGACCCGAACAGCGGAGCGGTGCGTGCCTACGAGAACTTCCTGCGCAACGAGCATGCCGCTTTCCGTGCCTATCTCTCGCGGGTCGCGCCCGGCGCGTCGGTGGTGCGCGACTACACCCTCACCCTCAACGGTGTGGCGGTTCGCACGAACGGCGCTTCGCTCAGCACGCTGCGGTCGGGACCGAACGTGCAGGACGCCGCCTACGTGACGCTCTACCGGCCCATGATGAACCGCAGTCTCTCGCAGATCGGGGTGATGAGCACCGAAGGTGTCCGCACGGTTCGGGAGGACGGAAGGGGCGTGAAGGTCGGCGTGATCGACTCGGGCATCGACGACAGGCACGAGTTCTTCAACTGTAAGGGCGATATCCAGCACAAGGTCTACGCCTCGGGTGTTGCGGGCGGCGGCACCGCCATCGTGGACGACCACGGCACGCACGTGGCGGGCACCGTCGCGGGATGCGAAACGGTGATCGGCTCGGGACCGCTCCAGGGCAAGAAGCTCAGCGGTGTCGCGCCTGCCGCGCAACTCTTTGACTACAACGTGTTCCCGGGTTTCGGCGGTGGTTACGTGGCCTTTGGCGGCAGCGCCTTCAGCCACGACATCGCCCGGGCCGTCGAGGACGCGGTGCGCGACGGCATGGACGTCGTGAACATGAGTCTCGGCGGCTCGGTGCAGGGCCCCCGTGACTTCCTTGCCGAAGCGGTAAACGCTGCCGTGGACGCCGGGGTGGTCTTCACGGTGTCCGCCGGAAATTCCGGCCCCAACGGGTACACCATCGGGTCTCCCGGTTCAGCTGCCAACGCCCTGACGGTCGGGGCGGTCACCAATTCGCACTACGTCGGCGTAAACGTCAACCTCGGCAGCGGCACGACACTTGGCGGGGCGGTGGGGGACTTCGATCCTTTTGCCGAGAAAACCGTGTCGAATGTGGGCCTCGCGGTGGCCTCGCCGATTCTGGCCTGCACAGCTATCGAAGGCAACGTGGCCGGCAAGATCGCGATCGTCGGGCGTGGAAGTTGTGCCTTCAGCACCAAGATCCGCAACGCACAGGCTGCCGGTGCGGTGGGTGTGCTGGTCGTCAACAACCAGCCCGGAGATCCCAGCGCCATGGGCACGGACGGTACTGCCAACCAGCCCACCATCCCAGCCCTGATGGTCGCGCAGTCCGACGGTGACACCCTGAAAACTGCTGCGAGCAGCGGTGTGGCGGCGTCCATCGACGGTCGCGACCCTGTGGAGGTGGTCACGCAGAATGACGGCATGCTGGCGGGCTTCAGCTCACGTGGCCCGACGCCCTCCACCGGCATCATCAAACCCGACGTGGTGGCGCCGGGTGTCAACATCTACTCCAGCATCCTCGGGAACAAGTACGCGATGTTCCAGGGCACCAGCATGGCTGCGCCGCACGTGGCGGGCGCTGCTGCGCTTGTTCGTCAGGCCAATCCCGATTGGTCCGCCCTGGAAGTCAAGGCGGCCCTGGCCACCACGGCGGTGCGCTCTGCCAAGCTCAAGGCCAGCATCACTTCGACGCTCGAGGTGGCAGCGCGCGGCAGTGGGCTGATCAACGTGCCGAACGCGCTGAACGTGCCCGCGCTGGTCACGCCGTCCAACGTGTCATTCGGCTACCACAATCTGGGCGGCTACTCCAAGACCCAGAGCGTCGCGCTGACCGTCCGCGCGGCCAGCGGAGGTTCGGTGAGCTGCAGCGTCACGGCCACCGGTGGTGTCAAGGTCAGCAGCTCCACCGTGAACGCCAGCCCTACGGCGACCCTGACCGTGACACTCGACAGCGCGGCCGCCCGTTCGGGCAACGAGGAAGGCGCTGTTCTTCTCAACTGCGCGGGGACGGAGCTCTACGTGCCCTGGGCCTCCTATCTCAACCCTCCCGGCGGGCGCTGA
- the cphA gene encoding cyanophycin synthetase yields MITNTSAAQAADESSISFSGLRVTEKQVYRGPNIYGYEPMIRFQLDLGELEHHPSNALPDFSERLVELLPSLHNHGCSYREPGGFIRRLHEGTWLGHVTEHVALELQTLAGTRVTYGKTRSVKGQTGVYNVLYTYKEERVGLLAGLVALRLVNSLLPGEMQGVVGLSKLMPREVDSRIDLDVAFDFEAELGELRRLVKRYAFGPTTRSLVEEAERRGIPFLRLDDASLVQMGYGKYQRQIRASITSNTSFIATQTASDKALTKKLLDRAGLPVPQGAVVRSAEDAIRAAQRVGYPVVTKPLDGNHGRGVSLNLNSPEEVRWGFEQARAHSRDVVVEQQYQGNDHRVLVINGEVVAVAERIPAHVVGDGRRTIQELVEEINQDPRRGDGHENVMTRIVIDQHVIDLLARSGLSPVSVPLEGQTVFLRDTANLSTGGTAVDRTNVAHPMNITIARRAAQVIGLDVAGIDMISPDISRSLYESGGGIVEVNAAPGFRMHLEPSQGTPRNVASAVIDSLFPKGTPCRMPIIAITGTNGKTTTTRMVAHILRHAGKVVGFTTSNGIYVDGELVMSGDTTGPRSAKVILGDPTVDVAVLETARGGILREGLAFERCDVGAVLNIQPDHLGLKGIETVEDLAWVKSLIVEVVTDTGTSVLNADDPLTLKMQKKARGKVILFSMQGGRDAPAHLARHIAQGGTALVREPTLMGDELVLYDSGQRLPIIRAREIPATLGGFAQVNIANALAAAAIAFAQDVSLPVLRTALSSFSTSFEQNPGRLNLYDGHPFRVLLDYAHNPDGLGYLGELVKHLRPERGRVIGVIGVAGDRRDQDIRLMGELAATAFDEIIVREDELRRGRKVGQGARLVAEGALSTGFDASRLQTILSEPEAVQAALRSARAGDLVVLLATEVEGVWQQMRDFDSTQTPPRIYDDTLRQASSTSEVPQQEHRA; encoded by the coding sequence ATGATTACCAACACTTCGGCAGCGCAAGCTGCCGACGAATCCTCTATTTCCTTCTCCGGTCTGCGGGTCACTGAAAAACAGGTGTACCGTGGGCCGAATATCTACGGCTACGAGCCCATGATCCGCTTTCAGCTTGACCTGGGTGAGCTGGAACATCACCCCAGCAACGCGCTGCCCGATTTCTCCGAGCGGCTGGTCGAACTGCTGCCTTCCCTGCACAACCACGGCTGCTCGTACCGGGAACCAGGGGGATTCATCCGCCGCCTGCACGAGGGCACCTGGCTGGGGCACGTTACCGAGCACGTTGCGCTGGAGCTGCAGACTTTGGCCGGAACGCGGGTCACGTACGGCAAAACCCGTTCGGTCAAAGGGCAGACGGGCGTGTACAACGTCCTGTACACCTATAAGGAAGAGCGGGTGGGCCTCCTCGCGGGCCTGGTGGCGCTGCGCCTGGTAAATAGCCTGCTTCCGGGCGAAATGCAGGGCGTGGTGGGCCTGTCGAAGCTCATGCCGCGCGAAGTCGACAGCCGCATCGACCTCGATGTGGCCTTCGACTTTGAAGCGGAACTCGGTGAACTGCGCCGGCTGGTCAAGCGCTACGCGTTCGGACCGACCACCCGCTCGCTCGTGGAGGAAGCCGAGCGGCGGGGTATCCCATTTTTGCGTCTCGACGACGCCAGCCTCGTGCAGATGGGTTACGGCAAATACCAGCGGCAGATTCGCGCCAGCATTACCAGCAATACCTCATTTATTGCGACGCAGACGGCCAGCGACAAGGCGCTCACCAAGAAACTGCTGGACCGCGCCGGGTTGCCGGTGCCCCAAGGAGCGGTGGTGCGCAGTGCCGAGGACGCCATCCGGGCTGCGCAGCGGGTCGGCTACCCGGTGGTGACCAAGCCGCTCGACGGAAACCACGGCCGGGGTGTTTCGCTGAACCTGAATTCTCCGGAGGAAGTGCGTTGGGGTTTCGAGCAGGCGCGGGCGCACAGCCGTGATGTGGTGGTCGAGCAGCAATATCAGGGCAACGACCACCGTGTGCTGGTGATCAATGGCGAGGTCGTCGCGGTGGCCGAACGCATACCGGCGCACGTGGTCGGAGACGGGCGGCGCACCATCCAGGAACTTGTCGAGGAAATCAACCAGGACCCCCGGCGCGGTGACGGGCACGAGAACGTCATGACCCGCATCGTGATCGATCAGCACGTGATTGATTTACTCGCCCGCTCGGGCCTGTCTCCCGTGAGCGTGCCCTTGGAAGGTCAGACCGTCTTTCTGCGCGACACGGCCAATTTATCCACGGGCGGTACGGCCGTCGACCGCACCAACGTGGCGCACCCCATGAACATCACCATCGCCCGGCGGGCGGCGCAGGTGATCGGCCTCGACGTGGCAGGCATCGACATGATCAGCCCGGACATCTCTCGTTCCCTGTACGAGAGCGGCGGCGGCATCGTCGAGGTGAACGCCGCTCCTGGCTTTCGCATGCACCTGGAACCCTCGCAGGGCACGCCGCGCAACGTGGCGTCGGCCGTGATCGATTCGCTGTTTCCCAAAGGCACGCCGTGCCGGATGCCGATCATCGCGATCACCGGCACCAACGGCAAAACCACCACCACCCGCATGGTGGCGCACATCCTCAGGCACGCCGGCAAGGTGGTCGGCTTCACCACCTCCAACGGCATCTACGTGGACGGCGAACTCGTGATGTCCGGTGACACCACCGGCCCCAGAAGTGCCAAGGTGATCCTGGGGGACCCGACGGTGGACGTGGCGGTGCTGGAAACCGCGCGCGGCGGCATTCTGCGCGAAGGGCTCGCGTTCGAGCGTTGTGACGTGGGCGCCGTGCTGAACATCCAGCCGGATCACCTGGGCCTCAAGGGCATCGAGACGGTCGAGGACCTCGCGTGGGTCAAGTCCCTCATCGTGGAGGTCGTGACGGACACCGGAACCAGCGTGCTGAACGCCGACGATCCGCTTACCCTGAAAATGCAGAAGAAGGCGCGTGGCAAAGTCATACTGTTCTCGATGCAAGGTGGGCGCGACGCGCCGGCGCACCTCGCCCGCCACATCGCGCAGGGTGGCACGGCCCTTGTGCGCGAGCCCACCCTGATGGGTGACGAACTGGTGCTCTACGACAGCGGGCAACGCCTGCCGATCATCCGGGCCCGCGAAATTCCCGCCACGCTGGGCGGTTTCGCGCAGGTGAACATCGCCAACGCCCTGGCTGCCGCCGCCATCGCCTTTGCCCAGGACGTGTCCTTGCCCGTGTTGCGCACGGCCCTAAGCAGCTTCTCGACTTCGTTCGAGCAGAATCCGGGGCGGCTCAACCTCTACGACGGTCATCCCTTCCGGGTGCTGCTGGATTACGCCCACAACCCCGACGGGCTGGGTTACCTGGGCGAACTCGTCAAGCACCTGCGTCCCGAGCGTGGCCGGGTGATCGGGGTGATCGGCGTGGCCGGTGACCGCCGCGATCAGGACATCCGCCTGATGGGTGAACTGGCCGCCACCGCTTTCGACGAGATCATCGTGCGCGAGGATGAGCTGCGCCGTGGACGCAAGGTCGGGCAAGGTGCCCGGCTGGTCGCCGAAGGGGCCCTGTCGACCGGCTTCGATGCCAGCAGGCTGCAGACGATTCTGTCGGAGCCCGAGGCCGTGCAGGCGGCCCTGCGAAGCGCACGCGCTGGAGACCTGGTGGTGCTGCTCGCCACCGAAGTAGAAGGCGTCTGGCAGCAGATGCGTGACTTTGACAGCACGCAGACGCCCCCGCGAATCTACGATGACACCCTCCGGCAAGCTTCTTCTACATCAGAGGTGCCCCAGCAGGAGCACCGTGCCTGA